The Campylobacter armoricus sequence TCGAATTAAACCACATGCTCCACCGCTTGTGCGGGTCCCCGTCTATTCCTTTGAGTTTTAATCTTGCGACCGTACTCCCCAGGCGGTATGCTTAATGCGTTAGCTGCATTACTGAGATGACTAGCACCCCAACAACTAGCATACATCGTTTAGGGCGTGGACTACCAGGGTATCTAATCCTGTTTGCTCCCCACGCTTTCGCGCCTTAGCGTCAGTTAAGTTCCAGCAGATCGCCTTCGCAATGGGTATTCTTGGTGATATCTACGGATTTTACCCCTACACCACCAATTCCATCTGCCTCTCCCTCACTCTAGATTACCAGTTTCCCAAGCAGTTTAATGGTTAAGCCATTAGATTTCACAAGAGACTTGATAATCCGCCTACGCGCCCTTTACGCCCAGTGATTCCGAGTAACGCTTGCACCCTCCGTATTACCGCGGCTGCTGGCACGGAGTTAGCCGGTGCTTATTCCTTAGGTACCGTCAGAATTCTTCCCTAAGAAAAGGAGTTTACGCTCCGAAAAGTGTCATCCTCCACGCGGCGTTGCTGCGTCAGGGTTTCCCCCATTGCGCAATATTCCCTACTGCTGCCTCCCGTAGGAGTCTGGACCGTGTCTCAGTTCCAGTGTGACTGATCATCCTCTCAGACCAGTTAAGCGTCATAGCCTTGGTGAGCCATTACCTCACCAACTAGCTGATACTATATAGTCTCATCCTACACCGAAAAACTTTCCCTACTCAACTTGTGTTAAGCAGGAGTATAGAGTATTAGCAGTCGTTTCCAACTGTTGTCCTCTTGTGTAGGGCAGATTAACTATACCTTACTCACCCGTGCGCCACTAATCCACAACTAGCAAGCTAGTTGCTTCATCGTTCGACTTGCATGTATTAGGCACGCCGCCAGCGTTCACTCTGAGCCAGGATCAAACTCTCCATAAAAATATAGATAGTTTAATCTTTTTCTTCAAAGAAAAAGTATTTTAAAGATTAATAAAAATAATCTTTAATTATTTAATTGATAGATTTACATTATTTAAAGTAAATCTCTGGCTCAATCGATCACTTATTTAGATTTCAAAGATTGACTATAAGATTTGATTAACAATATTAATAATTTAAAGAACAATTTAAAAATTAGAGATTGAAATATCTTAATTTTTACTTACCTTTTTTTAAAAAAGGAAATGAAATTATATCAATATAAGCTTAAAGTTTTATTAATAAAATTAGGAAAATTTTTGGATTTATTTCTTGTATTCTCACTAAGATATAAATAAATATAAATAAAATAGTATATATTTCATTGTAAGTATTGTAGCGTAAAAGTTATGGTTGATAATTGATAAAGCAAAATAAGGATTGATAAGGATTGATAAGGATTGATAAGTTTTATTAATCCTTATAATATATACATATATTAATATTAATCAATAATCTAATAATTCAACATTAATATGTTTATTATCATCACTAAGTTGTACTCTATAGTATAAATTTAATTCCACTATACCATCTCCATTAACAATAGTTTTATATTTGTCTTTTAATTCTTGTCCTAATAGATTTTTTACTAAATTAGAAGGTGATTTTAATTCAAAGTAAGAATACTAAATTAATATATAAACAAAGAATATAAATGAGCTAATTTTCTAAAATTAGCTTTATCGATAATAAATGAACTAAGTTAAAGTAATGATTAATAATAATGATAAAAACAAAGTTATGATATTTGTTTTACTTTTTAGTATTAATTTTTGTTGTTAGTGTGAGTGGGAAAAATAAAAAAGAAAATGTAATCAATATGATAGATTGATAAATTATAAGAGTAGGAAAGAAAAAGAAATGGCAAAAAAGGGATAATAAGTGATAATTAAGAAAAAGAATATGGTTAAATGATAGATATAAAAATATAATTAATAAAAATAGATATTATGATAAGTTTAAAAAAAGGGAGGGGGTCGGAAGTAAGATAGAGTAAGATAGAGTAAGATAGAGTAAGATAGAGTAAGATAGAGTAAGATAGAGTAAGATAGAGTAAGATAGAGTAAGATAGAGTAAGATAGAGTAAGATAGAGTAAGATAGAGTAAGATAACATTTCGCTTAAAAAACTCTTGGCTTGGAGTGAGTAATGATACCTTAGAAAGTGTAAGCGAATATTCTGATCGTTGTATTTATTTTATGCTAAAAGGAACATTTAAAACCACAAATTGTGATTTTGCTTTAGCAATTAGTGGTGTAGCAGGAGAAGATGATGATAAAAACACAAAAGCAGGCACCATCTATATAGGAGCTATGTATAAAGATGGAACCTTTTTACAAGAATGTATTCATATACAAGGTAATAGAAACTACACAAGAGAGCAAGCTAGTTTAGCTGCTTATAGCTTAATGCTTAAGTTAAAACCTGAGATTTTCCTTGGTATTTAATTTATCTAAAAAATATATTTTAAGTGATGATTAAAACAAAGGGTTAAAAATACACCCCACCACTTAAATATAATTTCATTCTATGTTCATCATCGTGTTTGTATTTATGTAATGCTCTTGCTCCATCAAGTTTTATATAATACTCATTAGCTTTATTATAAAGTATTTGCAAACCTAGCGCATCTAAGAAATGTTCATCATCTCTTCTATTACCTGAATCTTTTTCATACCAAGCATAACCTACATCATAAAAAGGAGTAAAGTAAAAATTCGTATTTGGTATATTTATTCTTACACCAAAGTTAGCTATGATAGTATTATCTCCATCACCATCTCCATTATCATAAGCTCTTACTCCATAAGCTCCACCTAAAGATGAACTCTCAGAAGAATCAAGTTCAAAATTTCCTAATACCTTTTGATAGTTTATATTAATCGTATGGGTAATGTATTCATTAAAACTATAATAATTATTCACACTAGCATTAAGTTTTCTAAACCAACCAAAGCCTTTAGAATCACTTTTAGAAGTATCTCCAAATATAGTAGTTCCATCATCATTAACCTTACCTACACTTATCTTAGCACTATAGCTTAAGGTATTGTTTTCAAATCCTCTAAATAAACCTTCTAAACCTACACTTCCTACATTAGAGCTTTTATCAAAGGTTAAAAGATCTAAGGTTACATCACTAAGTATTTTATGATAAATACTAGAAGTAAAATATAAAGATGAATTTGTATTTATCCATACAGGATAAGAAAAGTCTATACCAAAATTCCTAGAAGTACCACTAAAACCTAAACCTTCATATTCTCCACCTAAAGAATATGAACCTTGAGATATGCTTGGAGTAACTTTTAAATTTCCTATAAAGAAAGTATAACTTGCTCCATAATTGATTTGTCTTTCATCACTAGTTTGTAAGTAAAAATTATAATAATCTCCCATATTAAGTATAGAATTAAATCCCATACTAATACCAGCTCTATATTCTCCTGCACTCTTAATACCATAATTATCAGCATATAATAATACATTAGCCTTGCTATCAGGTTCTACTTCTATAACTATATCAGTTTCTCCTACATTCTCTCCTGCTTGTAAGCCTGCTAGGGTTTGAACTCCATACATTTCATTGACTTTATATACACTATCTTCTATTAATTTAGTAGAAATGATTTTGCCTTTGATTCTTTGATTTAGCTTACTTTCTAAAAAATGATCTTTGATAGTAGTTTTATTTTTAATAATATATTTGCCTAATACTCCTAAAGAAATATTTATTTGAATACTTTCTTCATCAAATTCTTGTTGAGGAACATAAGCTGTTGCTGCAGGATAACCATTTACTTGGAAATAATAAGCAATGATATTAGATATATCTTGTAAATCTTGTAGGCTAAATTTTCTAGCACTAAATTCACTTACTAAGTTTTGTAAATCTTCTTCTTTAATACCTAGCTTTTCAAAGCTAGTATCTTTATTAGTAAGAACAAACTTATATTTGGTTATAGCTATTTTA is a genomic window containing:
- a CDS encoding ShlB/FhaC/HecB family hemolysin secretion/activation protein, encoding MKKLLLSTIAISSLIYANEGSISIAKNDIEKVIELSPDRNLPQNKAIKENLKTKQDYIKGQEAKKDFEEKKEELKEKLKQEDEANEETNNQSTNTTNKNSTNQSTKTNNNKTNTNSSIKDKTNNNSNSTNNSFNTNHNSNNNPTSQTNTNTTTNKIAITKYKFVLTNKDTSFEKLGIKEEDLQNLVSEFSARKFSLQDLQDISNIIAYYFQVNGYPAATAYVPQQEFDEESIQINISLGVLGKYIIKNKTTIKDHFLESKLNQRIKGKIISTKLIEDSVYKVNEMYGVQTLAGLQAGENVGETDIVIEVEPDSKANVLLYADNYGIKSAGEYRAGISMGFNSILNMGDYYNFYLQTSDERQINYGASYTFFIGNLKVTPSISQGSYSLGGEYEGLGFSGTSRNFGIDFSYPVWINTNSSLYFTSSIYHKILSDVTLDLLTFDKSSNVGSVGLEGLFRGFENNTLSYSAKISVGKVNDDGTTIFGDTSKSDSKGFGWFRKLNASVNNYYSFNEYITHTININYQKVLGNFELDSSESSSLGGAYGVRAYDNGDGDGDNTIIANFGVRINIPNTNFYFTPFYDVGYAWYEKDSGNRRDDEHFLDALGLQILYNKANEYYIKLDGARALHKYKHDDEHRMKLYLSGGVYF